The following proteins come from a genomic window of Nitratidesulfovibrio sp.:
- a CDS encoding CarD family transcriptional regulator has protein sequence MFAQDQLVVYPAQGVGKVERVESQVVGGVATDFYIVRILGNNVTLMVPVRNAANVGLRPLCAPEMGADILESLRDRTGFTGYTGQNWNRRYREYSEKLKSGDLADVAYVLRELLLIGRDKELSFGERRLLEQAMGLITLELACVLDRTQDNVRTEIEEMFQDVLQAREKSE, from the coding sequence GTGTTTGCCCAGGATCAACTCGTCGTCTACCCGGCTCAAGGCGTCGGCAAGGTCGAACGCGTCGAGTCGCAAGTGGTTGGCGGCGTTGCCACGGACTTTTATATCGTCCGTATCCTAGGCAACAACGTGACCCTCATGGTGCCCGTGCGCAATGCCGCCAATGTGGGGCTGCGCCCGTTGTGTGCACCGGAGATGGGGGCCGACATCCTCGAATCACTGCGCGACCGCACAGGCTTTACCGGCTACACCGGCCAGAACTGGAACCGCCGCTACCGTGAATACTCCGAAAAACTGAAGAGCGGCGATCTTGCGGACGTTGCCTACGTGCTGCGCGAACTCTTGCTCATCGGCCGGGACAAGGAACTCTCGTTCGGCGAACGCCGCCTGCTGGAACAGGCCATGGGACTGATCACCCTGGAACTGGCCTGCGTACTGGACCGGACCCAGGACAACGTACGCACCGAAATCGAAGAGATGTTCCAGGATGTCCTGCAAGCCAGGGAAAAAAGCGAGTAG
- a CDS encoding M48 family metalloprotease, giving the protein MPIRLRASSAPRTGWLRARLRGALALCLCALMLLGQALPAFAPTAGAFLGDFTVKDEVELGKKFNVLIKARLPLVEDPEVKEYVRSIVERLKAVVPPQPFDFETNVLLHNAVNAFASPGGYIFVHTGLLMAMEHESEVAGVLAHEMGHVTQRHIASRIEKSQRITLLSLAGALAGAFMGGGSSKGAAMAGSLAAGQTAMLNYSRIDEADADQVGMQYLVAAGFRPDGMAGAFEKLRRQSWMTGTDVPTYLSTHPNLTERISEVRLRVEQQPASVRNRQDDDERFHRVQLLVRARYADATIALRTFEQAKPTDCMSQLGLAILYSRLNRVGEATAAFDRALACNPKDQLVWREAGRFHYTKGDRNRAAQMLQRAVLMNSRDYMALFFYARLLFDAGQRNEAYTYYKEVLRHLPEDSEVHDYYGRALGMDGQIFKGYLHLAYSALYANEKEKVEQLRDKARAVIRTPEDQTELERFDTRYQERKAVW; this is encoded by the coding sequence ATGCCCATTCGCCTTCGCGCTTCTTCCGCGCCCCGTACCGGCTGGCTTCGCGCCCGCCTGCGGGGCGCGCTTGCCCTGTGCCTGTGCGCGCTCATGCTGCTGGGCCAGGCCCTGCCCGCCTTCGCCCCGACAGCCGGGGCCTTTCTGGGCGACTTCACCGTCAAGGACGAGGTGGAACTGGGCAAGAAGTTCAACGTGCTCATCAAGGCGCGCCTGCCGCTGGTGGAAGACCCGGAGGTCAAGGAGTACGTGCGGTCCATCGTCGAACGGCTGAAGGCGGTGGTGCCGCCGCAGCCCTTCGACTTCGAGACCAACGTGCTGCTGCACAACGCCGTCAACGCCTTCGCCAGCCCCGGCGGGTACATCTTCGTGCACACCGGACTGCTGATGGCCATGGAGCACGAAAGCGAGGTGGCGGGCGTGCTGGCACACGAAATGGGCCACGTCACCCAGCGCCACATCGCCAGCCGCATCGAAAAGTCGCAGCGCATCACCCTGCTCAGCCTGGCTGGCGCGCTGGCCGGGGCCTTCATGGGTGGCGGCAGCAGCAAGGGCGCGGCCATGGCCGGGTCGCTGGCGGCCGGGCAGACGGCCATGCTCAATTACAGCCGCATCGACGAAGCGGATGCCGACCAGGTGGGCATGCAGTACCTGGTGGCCGCCGGGTTCCGGCCCGACGGCATGGCCGGGGCCTTCGAAAAGCTGCGCAGGCAGAGCTGGATGACCGGCACCGACGTGCCCACCTATCTCAGTACCCACCCCAACCTTACCGAACGCATCAGCGAAGTGCGCCTGCGCGTGGAGCAGCAGCCCGCCAGCGTGCGCAACCGGCAGGACGACGACGAGCGCTTCCACCGGGTGCAACTGCTGGTGCGCGCCCGCTACGCGGACGCCACCATCGCCCTGCGCACCTTCGAGCAGGCCAAGCCCACCGACTGCATGTCGCAACTGGGGCTGGCCATCCTGTATTCGCGCCTGAACCGGGTGGGCGAGGCCACGGCGGCCTTCGACAGGGCGTTGGCCTGCAACCCCAAGGACCAGCTTGTCTGGCGCGAGGCCGGGCGGTTCCACTACACCAAGGGCGACCGCAACCGCGCGGCGCAGATGCTGCAACGCGCCGTGCTGATGAATTCGCGCGACTACATGGCCCTGTTCTTCTACGCCCGGCTGCTGTTCGATGCCGGGCAGCGCAATGAGGCCTACACCTACTACAAGGAAGTGTTGCGCCACCTGCCCGAGGATTCCGAGGTACACGACTATTACGGTCGCGCCCTTGGCATGGACGGGCAGATATTCAAGGGCTACCTGCACCTTGCCTACAGCGCGCTGTACGCCAACGAGAAGGAAAAGGTCGAGCAGTTGCGCGACAAGGCGCGGGCGGTCATCCGCACGCCGGAGGACCAGACGGAACTGGAGCGCTTCGACACCCGGTATCAGGAGCGCAAGGCGGTCTGGTAG
- the ispE gene encoding 4-(cytidine 5'-diphospho)-2-C-methyl-D-erythritol kinase — MRAGCKVNLYLRITDVRPDGYHELDTLFLPLPEPCDLLHVAPRADAGIAFTCTEPDVDPARNTVVTAYERFAEATGFRPRLAVHLEKHIPHGAGLGGGSADAAMLLRHLAALCAQQAPNAAPTPEALRDMAAGVGADVPFFLMDGPARATGIGEVLTPLAPGELAALGLAGMHLVLACPPIRVSTPWAYRAWDAANIPAPGNIAASGKPSAPGCHSGIGQSAKSLRPCLTSESLEDRNPLSRGPWLTNSFEPVVFQAHATLRRTKEFLLRRGACAALMSGSGASLFALFRQHGTARDVAEALRNDNIAAFLHAL, encoded by the coding sequence CTGCGCGCCGGGTGCAAGGTCAACCTGTACCTGCGCATCACCGACGTACGGCCCGACGGATACCACGAACTGGACACCCTGTTCCTGCCCCTGCCGGAACCATGCGACCTGCTGCACGTGGCGCCCCGCGCGGATGCGGGCATCGCCTTCACCTGCACCGAGCCTGACGTGGACCCCGCCCGCAACACCGTGGTGACCGCGTACGAACGGTTCGCGGAGGCCACCGGGTTTCGGCCCCGCCTTGCGGTGCACCTGGAAAAGCACATCCCGCACGGGGCGGGGCTGGGCGGCGGCAGTGCCGATGCCGCCATGCTGCTGCGCCACCTTGCGGCGCTGTGCGCGCAGCAGGCCCCCAACGCGGCCCCCACGCCGGAAGCCCTGCGGGACATGGCCGCCGGTGTTGGCGCCGACGTGCCCTTCTTCCTGATGGATGGCCCGGCGCGGGCAACCGGCATCGGCGAGGTGCTCACCCCGCTCGCGCCCGGCGAACTTGCCGCGCTGGGGTTGGCTGGCATGCATCTGGTACTGGCCTGCCCGCCGATACGCGTCTCCACCCCCTGGGCCTACCGGGCCTGGGATGCCGCCAATATCCCCGCACCGGGCAATATCGCCGCTTCCGGCAAACCCTCCGCGCCCGGCTGCCACTCCGGCATTGGACAGAGTGCGAAATCATTGCGCCCTTGCTTGACATCGGAAAGTCTAGAAGATAGAAATCCTCTCTCTCGCGGACCGTGGCTGACCAACAGCTTTGAACCGGTTGTTTTTCAGGCACATGCAACCCTGCGCCGAACCAAGGAATTTCTTCTTCGACGCGGGGCCTGTGCCGCGCTGATGAGCGGGAGCGGCGCCAGCCTGTTCGCCCTGTTCAGACAACACGGCACGGCGCGCGATGTGGCCGAAGCACTTCGCAACGACAACATCGCGGCCTTTTTGCACGCGCTGTGA
- the pth gene encoding aminoacyl-tRNA hydrolase: MNVAGLIVGLGNPGKEYERTRHNLGFMAVDALMDTVARETGSGCDQLSGGKKKYDLWRCRITPTGDPWLVAKPQTFMNLSGEAVLAIASYYRIKPGAILVVHDELDIPLGRMKFKTGGGNAGHNGLKSITQLLGTPDFHRLRLGIGRSPHGGETTNWVLGRLSGPEQDLLDTLLPAAVQAMTTFASQGAAAATQFANAYKPE, from the coding sequence ATGAACGTCGCCGGTCTCATCGTCGGCCTGGGTAATCCGGGCAAGGAATACGAACGCACCCGCCACAACCTTGGCTTCATGGCCGTGGATGCGCTGATGGACACTGTTGCCCGTGAGACGGGCAGCGGGTGCGACCAGCTTTCCGGCGGCAAGAAGAAGTACGACCTGTGGCGATGCCGCATCACGCCCACGGGCGATCCGTGGCTGGTGGCCAAGCCGCAGACGTTCATGAACCTGAGCGGAGAGGCAGTGCTGGCCATTGCCTCGTACTACCGGATCAAGCCGGGTGCCATCCTGGTGGTGCACGACGAGTTGGACATCCCCCTCGGTCGCATGAAGTTCAAGACCGGGGGCGGCAATGCCGGGCACAACGGGCTGAAGTCCATTACCCAACTGCTCGGCACGCCGGACTTCCACCGCCTGCGCCTGGGCATAGGCCGCTCGCCCCACGGCGGCGAGACCACCAACTGGGTGCTGGGCAGGCTTTCCGGTCCGGAACAGGATCTGCTGGACACCCTGCTGCCCGCCGCCGTGCAGGCCATGACCACCTTTGCCAGCCAGGGCGCTGCCGCCGCCACCCAGTTCGCCAACGCCTACAAGCCGGAGTGA
- the rho gene encoding transcription termination factor Rho: MNLSELKIKSMSELMELAEQYNVEGASGMRKQELIFALLQACASQNGAIYGDGVLEILPDGFGFLRSPLCSYMPGPDDIYVSPSQIRRFNLRKGDVVSGQIRPPKEGERYFALLKVTEIGFEPPENAKNLVLFDNLTPIYPDRQFTMENGDKNYSSRVIDMMAPVGRGQRGLIVAPPRTGKTILLQTIANSINANHPDAYLIVLLIDERPEEVTDMERTVKNAEVVSSTFDEPPQRHVQVCEMVLEKAKRLVERKRDVVILLDSITRLGRAYNAVTPSSGRVLSGGLDANALQRPKRFFGAARNIEEGGSLTIIATALIDTGSRMDEVIFEEFKGTGNMEIYLERHLAEKRVFPAIDINRTGTRKEDLLLSDEVLNRVWILRKILAPMSPIDSMEFLLDKMRATKSNREFLNVMNK; encoded by the coding sequence ATGAATCTTTCGGAACTCAAGATCAAGAGCATGAGCGAGCTCATGGAGCTTGCCGAGCAATACAACGTCGAAGGCGCCAGCGGCATGCGCAAGCAGGAGCTGATCTTTGCCCTGCTTCAGGCCTGCGCTTCGCAGAACGGCGCCATCTACGGCGACGGCGTGCTGGAAATACTGCCCGACGGTTTCGGCTTTCTGCGTTCACCGCTGTGCAGCTACATGCCCGGCCCCGACGACATCTATGTTTCGCCGTCGCAGATTCGCCGCTTCAACCTGCGCAAGGGTGACGTGGTTTCCGGCCAGATCCGCCCGCCCAAGGAAGGCGAACGCTACTTCGCCCTGCTGAAGGTGACCGAGATCGGCTTCGAGCCGCCGGAAAACGCCAAGAACCTCGTTCTGTTCGACAACCTTACGCCCATCTACCCCGACCGCCAGTTCACCATGGAGAACGGGGACAAGAACTACTCCAGCCGCGTCATCGACATGATGGCCCCCGTGGGCCGCGGCCAGCGCGGCCTGATCGTGGCGCCCCCCCGCACCGGCAAGACCATCCTGCTCCAGACCATCGCCAACTCCATCAACGCCAACCATCCGGATGCGTACCTCATCGTGCTGCTCATCGACGAGCGGCCAGAGGAAGTGACCGACATGGAACGCACGGTGAAGAACGCCGAAGTGGTCAGCTCCACCTTCGACGAACCCCCGCAGCGTCACGTGCAGGTCTGCGAGATGGTGCTGGAAAAGGCCAAGCGCCTGGTGGAACGCAAGCGCGACGTGGTCATCCTGCTCGACTCCATCACCCGTCTGGGCCGCGCATACAACGCCGTCACCCCCTCTTCCGGTCGCGTGCTGTCCGGCGGTCTGGACGCCAACGCCCTGCAACGCCCCAAGCGCTTCTTTGGCGCGGCGCGCAATATCGAGGAAGGCGGCAGCCTGACCATCATCGCCACCGCCCTCATCGACACCGGCTCGCGCATGGACGAAGTGATCTTTGAAGAGTTCAAGGGCACCGGCAACATGGAAATCTACCTGGAACGCCACCTGGCCGAAAAGCGCGTGTTCCCGGCCATCGACATCAACCGCACCGGCACCCGCAAGGAAGACCTGCTGCTGTCGGACGAAGTGCTCAACCGCGTGTGGATCCTGCGCAAGATCCTGGCGCCCATGTCGCCCATCGACAGCATGGAATTCCTGCTGGACAAGATGCGCGCCACCAAGAGCAACCGCGAATTCCTGAACGTGATGAACAAGTAG
- a CDS encoding 50S ribosomal protein L25/general stress protein Ctc translates to MSELKTLSVRKRDGLGKGANRKLRAETLVPGVLYNAEGLNVPIVMDMLPVVKMFEAVGRTTVFNIELDDNGTTSTHPVLFWQIQYHPVKNRFSHIDFRGVDLDKPVKIRVPLEFTGTSKGVKAGGKLEVYREALDLSAKPLLMPSKITIDLTDLEIGKTISVNDLPLGEGVSAVTDRNFAVVAVVSPKGEE, encoded by the coding sequence ATGTCCGAACTGAAGACTCTGAGCGTGCGCAAGCGCGACGGCCTTGGCAAGGGCGCCAACCGCAAGCTGCGGGCCGAAACCCTGGTTCCCGGCGTGCTCTACAACGCCGAAGGCCTGAACGTGCCGATCGTGATGGACATGCTTCCCGTCGTGAAGATGTTCGAAGCCGTGGGCCGCACCACCGTCTTCAACATTGAACTGGACGACAACGGCACCACGTCCACCCACCCGGTGCTGTTCTGGCAGATCCAGTACCACCCGGTGAAGAATCGCTTCTCGCACATCGATTTTCGCGGCGTGGACCTGGACAAGCCCGTCAAGATCCGCGTGCCCCTCGAATTCACCGGCACCTCCAAGGGCGTGAAGGCCGGCGGCAAGCTGGAAGTGTACCGCGAAGCGCTGGACCTTTCTGCCAAGCCCCTGCTGATGCCCAGCAAGATCACCATTGATCTGACCGACCTCGAAATCGGCAAGACCATCAGCGTGAACGACCTGCCCTTGGGCGAAGGCGTCAGCGCCGTTACCGACCGCAACTTCGCCGTCGTGGCCGTTGTCTCGCCCAAGGGCGAGGAATAG
- a CDS encoding mandelate racemase/muconate lactonizing enzyme family protein, which yields MKITAVEVFDLDVEGTAIPWHPVVVRIHTDEGISGVGEAGLAYGSGHSGAAGMLVNLAEEFLLGKDPTETESIWNTLQTHTFWGYSPGPVIYGAISAIDIALWDIKGKALGLPVYKLLGGPCRERIRTYASQVQFGWSPDKEVWLHRPEDYARVTRIMVDEGFTCVKVNPLRFGPNGEFLPQIGGKLPASTVSAMADRVRAVREEGGPDLDILIEFNSRCATEAAVQLGQRLEEFDIMYLEEPVHFMDMSLMRDMKARVNIPLAGGERLYTRWQFLPYLQERIISLAQPDIGLAGGFTEVKKICDLAHIFDVQTQMHVCGGPVGVAASLHMAAAVVNYTLHEHHVRLRHPGTRAIVKEDYQPHNGCFELPEGPGLGIELNDEVVNRSPRKCVKLNNA from the coding sequence ATGAAAATCACCGCAGTGGAAGTTTTTGACCTTGATGTCGAGGGAACCGCCATTCCCTGGCATCCCGTGGTCGTGCGCATCCATACGGATGAGGGCATCAGTGGGGTTGGCGAGGCGGGTCTGGCGTATGGCAGCGGGCACTCGGGCGCCGCCGGCATGCTGGTGAACCTGGCCGAGGAGTTTTTGCTCGGTAAGGACCCCACGGAAACGGAAAGCATCTGGAACACACTGCAAACGCATACGTTCTGGGGGTATAGCCCGGGTCCGGTCATCTACGGGGCGATCAGCGCCATCGACATCGCCTTGTGGGACATCAAGGGCAAGGCTCTGGGCCTGCCCGTGTACAAACTGCTGGGCGGCCCGTGCCGCGAAAGGATCAGGACCTACGCGAGCCAGGTGCAGTTCGGCTGGAGCCCCGACAAGGAGGTCTGGCTGCACAGGCCGGAAGATTACGCCCGCGTGACGCGTATCATGGTGGACGAAGGCTTCACCTGCGTGAAAGTCAACCCGCTGCGCTTCGGTCCCAACGGCGAATTTCTTCCCCAGATCGGCGGCAAGCTGCCAGCCAGTACCGTCAGCGCCATGGCCGACAGGGTGCGGGCGGTGCGCGAGGAAGGCGGCCCCGACCTCGACATCCTCATCGAGTTCAACTCCCGCTGCGCCACCGAGGCCGCCGTGCAACTCGGACAGCGTCTGGAGGAATTCGACATCATGTACCTTGAAGAGCCGGTACACTTCATGGACATGAGTCTCATGCGCGACATGAAGGCCCGCGTGAACATCCCGCTCGCAGGCGGCGAGCGTCTGTACACCCGCTGGCAGTTCCTGCCCTACCTGCAGGAACGCATCATCAGCCTTGCCCAGCCCGACATCGGCCTGGCCGGCGGCTTCACCGAGGTGAAGAAGATTTGCGATCTCGCCCACATCTTCGACGTGCAGACGCAGATGCACGTCTGCGGCGGTCCCGTGGGCGTGGCCGCAAGCCTGCACATGGCCGCGGCCGTGGTGAACTACACCCTGCACGAGCACCATGTGCGCCTGCGCCACCCCGGCACCCGGGCCATCGTGAAGGAGGACTACCAACCGCACAACGGCTGCTTCGAACTGCCCGAGGGGCCGGGGCTGGGGATCGAACTCAATGATGAGGTCGTGAACAGGTCGCCCAGGAAGTGCGTGAAGCTGAATAACGCCTGA
- a CDS encoding ribose-phosphate pyrophosphokinase has product MHGDLKILTGTSNPALAKAICDHLGCQLTPALCETFSDGEIRIEIGDNVRGDDVFVVQATCSPVNYNLMQLCLMLDALKRASAGRVTAVVPYYGYARQDRKVSPRAPISAKLVADFLTTAGTDRLVTVDLHAGQIQGFFNVPVDNLYAQPVILEYLRPYAGDIVIVSPDAGGVERARSFAKKLNAGLAIIDKRRDRPNQASAMHVIGDVKDKIAIVVDDMIDTAGTMCAAGEVLLKNGAKEVMACATHAVLSGPAIERLCNSTFSQVIVTDTVPLGDKLAACSKLKVLSVAGLLAKAIHNIHTESSVSVLFV; this is encoded by the coding sequence ATGCACGGTGATCTGAAGATTCTTACCGGCACGTCGAACCCCGCCCTTGCCAAGGCCATCTGCGACCACCTGGGTTGCCAGCTCACCCCGGCCCTGTGCGAGACGTTCAGCGACGGCGAGATTCGCATCGAGATCGGCGACAACGTGCGCGGCGACGACGTATTCGTCGTGCAGGCCACCTGTTCGCCCGTCAACTACAACCTGATGCAGCTGTGCCTGATGCTGGATGCGCTGAAGCGCGCCAGCGCCGGTCGCGTTACCGCCGTGGTGCCCTACTACGGCTACGCCCGCCAGGACCGCAAGGTCAGCCCCCGCGCGCCCATCAGCGCCAAGCTGGTGGCCGACTTCCTGACCACCGCCGGCACCGACCGCCTGGTCACGGTGGACCTGCACGCGGGCCAGATTCAGGGATTTTTCAACGTGCCGGTGGACAACCTGTACGCACAGCCGGTCATTCTCGAATACCTGCGTCCGTACGCGGGCGACATCGTCATCGTCTCGCCCGACGCGGGCGGCGTGGAGCGCGCCCGCTCGTTCGCCAAGAAGCTGAACGCGGGCCTGGCCATCATCGACAAGCGCCGCGACCGTCCCAACCAGGCCTCGGCCATGCACGTCATCGGCGACGTCAAGGACAAGATCGCCATCGTTGTGGACGACATGATCGACACCGCAGGCACCATGTGCGCGGCGGGCGAGGTGCTGCTGAAGAACGGCGCCAAGGAAGTGATGGCCTGCGCCACCCACGCCGTGCTGTCCGGCCCGGCCATCGAGCGGCTGTGCAATTCCACCTTCTCGCAGGTCATCGTCACCGACACGGTGCCGCTGGGCGACAAGCTGGCCGCGTGCAGCAAGCTGAAGGTACTTTCCGTGGCGGGCCTTCTGGCCAAGGCCATTCATAACATCCACACCGAATCCTCGGTGAGCGTACTTTTCGTATAG
- the cysS gene encoding cysteine--tRNA ligase gives MQLYNTLTRKKEHFEPAVPGKVNMYVCGITAYDLCHIGHARSAVVFDVLVRYLRHTGLGVTFARNFTDVDDKIITRANQEGLSSQEVAEKYIATFYEDMDRLNVLRADLEPRATTHIAEMISLCERLIEQDKAYATPSGDVYFRVRAFPGYGKLSGRDVDDLRSGARVAPGEEKEDPLDFALWKAAKPGEPFWESPWGQGRPGWHIECSAMSEKHLPLPLDIHGGGQDLVFPHHENEIAQTEAALGKDFVRYWVHNGFVQVNAEKMSKSLGNFRTIRDILENYLPETLRYFLLTKHYRSPIDFTFESMDEAEKNLKRIYEALGLLHAELTREKWTSGPLPKDVTEEFEGLRQAFTDAMEDDMNTAAALGHVFTMVRLANRILDNKGQRKTEGARAFFRAVLNQAATWFAVLGVFGREPAGFLAELRACRVARKGIDPTRVEELLQARINARADKDFARADAIRDEIAALGIEVRDTPSGAVWDVL, from the coding sequence ATGCAACTGTACAATACCCTGACCCGCAAGAAAGAGCATTTCGAGCCTGCCGTGCCCGGCAAGGTCAACATGTACGTCTGCGGCATCACCGCGTACGACCTGTGCCACATCGGGCACGCCCGCTCTGCCGTGGTGTTCGACGTGCTGGTGCGCTATCTGCGCCACACCGGGCTCGGCGTCACCTTCGCGCGCAACTTCACCGACGTGGATGACAAGATCATCACCCGCGCCAACCAGGAAGGTCTTTCCAGTCAGGAGGTCGCGGAAAAGTACATCGCCACCTTCTACGAGGACATGGACCGCCTGAACGTGCTGCGGGCGGACCTGGAACCCCGGGCCACCACCCATATCGCGGAAATGATCTCGCTGTGCGAGCGGCTCATCGAACAGGACAAGGCCTACGCCACCCCTTCGGGCGACGTGTACTTTCGCGTGCGCGCCTTTCCCGGCTACGGCAAGCTTTCCGGCCGCGATGTGGACGACCTGCGCTCCGGTGCCCGCGTGGCCCCCGGCGAGGAAAAGGAAGACCCGCTCGATTTCGCCCTGTGGAAGGCGGCCAAGCCCGGCGAACCCTTCTGGGAAAGCCCGTGGGGCCAGGGGCGCCCCGGCTGGCACATCGAGTGCTCGGCCATGAGCGAAAAGCACCTGCCCCTGCCCCTGGACATTCACGGCGGCGGGCAGGACCTGGTCTTTCCGCACCACGAGAACGAAATCGCCCAGACGGAAGCGGCCCTTGGCAAGGACTTCGTGCGCTACTGGGTGCACAACGGCTTCGTGCAGGTGAACGCCGAAAAGATGTCCAAGTCGCTCGGCAACTTCCGCACCATCCGCGACATTCTTGAAAACTACCTGCCGGAAACGCTGCGCTACTTCCTGCTGACCAAGCACTACCGCAGCCCCATCGACTTCACCTTCGAGTCCATGGACGAGGCGGAAAAGAACCTCAAGCGCATCTACGAGGCGCTGGGGCTGCTGCACGCCGAACTCACGCGCGAAAAGTGGACCTCCGGCCCCCTGCCCAAGGACGTGACCGAGGAATTCGAAGGGCTGCGCCAGGCCTTCACCGACGCCATGGAAGACGACATGAACACTGCGGCCGCCCTGGGCCACGTGTTCACCATGGTCCGCCTGGCCAACCGCATCCTGGACAACAAGGGCCAGCGCAAGACCGAGGGGGCCCGCGCCTTCTTCCGGGCCGTGCTGAACCAGGCCGCCACGTGGTTTGCCGTGCTGGGCGTGTTTGGCCGCGAACCCGCCGGGTTTCTGGCGGAACTGCGCGCCTGCCGCGTGGCCCGCAAGGGTATCGACCCGACACGGGTCGAGGAACTGTTGCAGGCCCGCATCAACGCCCGCGCCGACAAGGACTTTGCCCGTGCCGACGCCATCCGTGACGAGATCGCCGCCCTCGGCATAGAGGTGCGCGATACGCCTTCCGGCGCGGTGTGGGACGTGCTATAA
- the hslV gene encoding ATP-dependent protease subunit HslV yields the protein MELKGTTILAVRGAAGVAMAGDGQVTMGQSVVMKHTARKVRRLYRDRVLAGFAGATADAFTLFERFEAKLEEFGGNLTRAAVELAKDWRKDKYLRRLEAMLLVADAETILILTGTGDVIEPDDGIAAIGSGGPYALSAARALARHTTLDAETVVREAMAIAGELCVFTNDHLTVETLRRDAGAEA from the coding sequence ATGGAATTGAAGGGTACCACCATCCTTGCCGTGCGCGGCGCGGCAGGCGTGGCCATGGCCGGTGACGGGCAGGTGACCATGGGCCAGAGCGTGGTCATGAAGCACACCGCCCGCAAGGTACGCCGCCTGTACCGCGACCGGGTGCTGGCCGGGTTTGCCGGGGCCACCGCCGACGCGTTCACCCTGTTCGAACGCTTCGAGGCCAAGCTGGAGGAATTCGGCGGCAACCTCACCCGCGCCGCCGTGGAACTGGCCAAGGACTGGCGCAAGGACAAGTACCTGCGCAGGCTGGAGGCCATGCTGCTGGTGGCCGACGCGGAAACCATTCTCATCCTGACCGGCACGGGCGACGTCATCGAACCGGACGACGGCATTGCCGCCATCGGCAGCGGCGGCCCCTATGCTCTGTCCGCAGCCCGCGCCCTGGCCCGGCACACCACGCTGGACGCGGAAACCGTGGTCCGCGAGGCCATGGCCATTGCCGGGGAACTGTGCGTGTTCACCAACGACCACCTGACCGTGGAAACACTGCGCCGCGATGCAGGGGCCGAAGCGTGA
- a CDS encoding macro domain-containing protein: MDELSLTIPAPAGHGLLVVSTGDLAATATDAVVNAANAALRGGGGVDGALHRAAGPELLPAGRTIVARRGPLAAGEAVITPGFNLPARHVIHAVGPIWHGGRHGEAQALAAAHANSLRLAAEHGLARVAFPAISCGSYGYPPEQAAPIALAEAIRGLRAGLVREVRFVLHGQAMLAVWHTALQALAGQSARDAGDAQTRPDQSRPGQTGALPPPDIA, translated from the coding sequence TTGGACGAACTGTCCCTGACCATCCCCGCCCCCGCTGGTCACGGCCTGCTGGTTGTGTCCACCGGCGACCTTGCCGCCACGGCAACCGACGCGGTGGTCAACGCCGCCAACGCCGCACTGCGCGGGGGCGGCGGCGTGGATGGCGCACTGCACCGCGCCGCCGGGCCGGAGCTGCTGCCCGCCGGGCGGACCATCGTGGCCCGGCGCGGCCCGCTGGCCGCCGGAGAGGCCGTCATCACCCCGGGGTTCAACCTGCCTGCCCGCCACGTGATCCACGCCGTGGGTCCCATCTGGCACGGCGGAAGGCACGGCGAGGCGCAGGCGCTTGCCGCCGCCCACGCCAACAGCCTGCGGCTGGCGGCGGAGCACGGACTGGCCCGGGTGGCCTTTCCGGCCATCAGTTGCGGCAGCTACGGCTATCCACCGGAGCAGGCAGCGCCCATCGCCCTGGCCGAGGCCATACGCGGCCTGCGCGCCGGACTGGTGCGCGAGGTACGCTTTGTCCTGCACGGACAGGCCATGCTGGCGGTGTGGCACACGGCGCTCCAGGCGCTTGCCGGGCAGAGTGCCCGTGATGCGGGCGACGCCCAAACCAGGCCCGACCAGTCCAGACCAGGCCAGACCGGCGCCCTGCCACCGCCTGACATCGCCTGA